The following DNA comes from Flammeovirgaceae bacterium.
TTCTCCTGAAGCCCCCTGGCGTAGTGGAGTATCCCGTTGATGCAGCCTTCGGAAGGCTCCATGCGGGCAACGTCCAATTGCTTTTTCGTGGCAACAAGTTCCTTGTATTGCATTTGCAATTCAGAATCGCAGATCAGGGCCCTATCAATCTCCCGCGTTTCCTTCTCTGTGGTCTCTCGGTATATATACCTGATCAGGTCGTCTTGGGTAAAGGTTTGGGTCATAGGCGATATTGTTTTTTGTCATTTTCTTCCTCAGGTTGATAAGGGCATAGCGCATGCGCCCCAGTGCGGTGTTGATGCTGACCCCGGTGCGTTCGGCAATCTCCTGAAAACCCATTTGCAGGTAGTGCCTCATGATCAATACTTGCTTTTGCTCCACGGGGAGTTCTTTGATAAAACCCCTCAGCCGGGCCTTGTTGTCCCGGGCCAGTTGTGCCGACTCAAAGGACTCCTCGGCAAACGCCATGTTGTCAAACAGCCGGCTTCCTTCCTCCAACACGATCTCCGGGTGCCTTTTGTTCTTCCTGAAATGGTCGATGCCCAGGTTGTGGGCAATCCGGCTGATCCAGGGGAGGAATTTGCCCTCCTCGTTATAACGCCCACCTTTAATGGTGTTAATGGCCTTGATAAAAGTCTCCTGCAGCAAATCCTCCGCCACGTACCGGTCCTTTACAATTAGGTAAATGGAAGTGTAAAGGCGTGATTTGTGTCTTAGAAGCAGCATTTCGAACGCATCTTCATTACCGTTTTGATAAAGCGCCACCAGTTCCTGGTCGCTTGCTCTTCTGTCTATCATTCTGTCTCACTTTTAGGTAACGTAGAAGTCTCGCTCGATAGTGTATGGGTTAGGTTGATAATTTTGGAAATGAAAAGGTAGAAATATTATGCCGGGCAGCAAAAAATTTCGGGAAAATATTGCCTGTTACAGAAATTCTTATGCTATTTGAGGCCGATTTTTTGTGATATATACAGCCATATGGGTGACGGTAAAAAACGCATAATTAAAAGCCTGGACACACTTTCCGAGGAGTTGAAGGACCTCATCAAAAAACAGCACCCCAACGGGTTTGAGGGAAGCATATCCCGTATCATGAATGCCAAAAACGAGCCTATTTTTGTTTTCCCCCTCGAAACGGAAGATTCACTCTACCTGGTCAAGGTGCCCGCCACCAAAAACAGCTCAGGGGGGTATGATGTCGATTCCGGTGAAAACGATGATGACGATGATGACGGCTTTGATGAGGGCTACAACGGCAAAGGTGACGACTTTGACGATGATGGCGATGGGGACAAAGAACCCGGCTACGAGCCGGACTTCGACAACTAGCCCCGCCAGGCAAGCCCCAATTGGCACCATTCTTTCTTTATGGGGAATGGTGTTTGTTTTTTTAAGGGGCCCATTGCCTACTTATTCCGTATTTTTGCAGGCCAATGACCAAAGCCGTCCCATTTTCCGAACCGCAACTGGACCAGTTGGACCCAAGGCAATACATAATTATCAAGCGGGCAAGGGTCAACAACCTGAAGAACCTCAGTGTGGCCATTCCACGCAACAAATTGGTGGTCGTCACGGGGCTTTCCGGCTCGGGCAAATCTTCGCTGGCATTCGACACCCTGTTTGCCGAGGGCCAGCGGATGTACGTGGAGAGCCTAAGCGCCTACGCCCGGCAGTTTTTGGGCAGGATGGAGAAACCGGACGTGGACTACATCCGGGGCGTGTCACCGGCCATTGCCATTGAGCAGAAAGTCAACACGCGCAACCCAAGGTCGACCGTGGGCACCACCACGGAAATATACGACTACCTGAAACTGCTGTTTGCCCGGATAGGCAAAACGTACTCGCCCGTAAGTGGCCAGCCGGTGGCCAGGGACACCGTCACTTCGGTGGTGGACGCCATTCATAAGTTAAAGGACGGGACCAAAATCATGATTGCCTGCCCGCTAAAGGCCGCCCGGGGCAGGAAGCTGGAAGATGAACTCGGCCTCCTGCTGAGCAAAGGCTTTACGCGTGTGCTATTGGATGGGGAAGGCCGGTTTATAGAAGAAATACTGGAAGCCAAAAAGAAGCCCAAAAAATCAGCTGTTTTTGAAATACTGGTGGACAGGGCCGTGACAAAAGCGGGGGACCCGGACCTGGCCTTCAGGCTTTCCGATTCCGTGCAAACCGCCTTTTTTGAGGGGCATGGCGATTGTTCGGTCTATGGCGGGGAGGCCGGCCCGCTGCATTTTTCCGACCGGTTTGAATTGGATGGCATTTCCTTTAGCGAGCCTTCCGTTAACCTTTTTAGTTTCAACAATCCCTACGGGGCGTGCCGCACCTGCGAAGGTTTTGGAAAAGTGTTGGGCATAGACGAGGACCTGGTGGTTCCGGACAAAGGCCTTTCGGTATTTGAGGGGGCCGTGGCGCCCTGGAGGAGCCCTGCCATGGGCAAATGGCTAAAGCCGCTGCTCAAGAATGGGATAAAGTTCGATTTCCCCATCCACCGCAGCTATTCCGACCTGACCCAGGCGGAGCGCGAGGTACTGTGGAACGGCAACGAGTACTTTGATGGCATCCACGGTTTCTTTGATTACCTGGGGACAAAAATGCACAAGATCCAATACCGCGTTATGTTGTCGCGGTACCGCGGCCGCACCACCTGCCCCGATTGCAGGGGGACCCGGCTAAGAAAGGACGCGGCCTACGTCAAGATCAAAGGCACCTCCATTACCGACCTGGTGCTCATGCCGTTGGAGGAGTTGGCAGTGTTTTTTGAACGGATTGAGTTGTCGGAATTTGAGAGGAAGGTGGCAGATCGCATCCTAAAGGAAATCCGTTCGCGGGTGGACTATATGCTAAAGGTGGGGTTGGGGTACCTTACGCTCAACCGTCTTACTTCCACCCTGTCGGGCGGGGAGTTTCAGCGCATCAAGCTGGCCACTGCCCTGGGAAGCGCATTGGTGGGGTCCATGTACATCATGGACGAGCCCAGCATTGGGCTGCACCCCCGCGACACCGCACGGATGATCGAAGTGCTGAAATCGCTGCGCGACCTGGGCAATACGGTGATTGTAGTGGAGCACGAAGAAGAAATCATGCGGGCGGCCGACCAGATCATAGACATAGGCCCCGATGCCGGTGCCCACGGAGGGGAGTTGGTGTACCAGGGGCCGCTCAAAGGGCTTAACGGGAAGGTAACGACCCACACCACCAATTACCTGAGCAAGAAAGAGGAAATAAAAGTGCCGGCAAAAAGGCGCAAGTGGAAAGATGCCATAACCATAACCGGGGCCAGGGAAAACAACCTCAAAAATTTGAAGGTAGGGTTCCCCCTTGGTATCCTGACCGTGGTGACAGGGGTGAGCGGAAGCGGCAAGTCCACCTTGGTAAAAAAAATCCTTTACCCCGCCCTTGGCCGTGCCAACGGGTCCGTGGCAGACGCCCCGGGCAGGTACGATAAGCTGGAAGGGGATATTGCCAGGATTTCCCAGGTGGAATTTGTGGACCAGAACCCGATAGGAAAATCCTCAAGGTCGAACCCCATCAGTTACGTAAAGGCCTATGACGCCATTCGCCAGCTTTTTGCCGAGCAGCCACTGAGCAAGCAAAGGGGTTACAAGCCCTCCCACTATTCTTTCAACGTGGAAGGAGGCCGGTGCGAGACCTGCTCCGGTGAAGGAGAAACAAAAGTGGAGATGCAGTTTATGGCCGACATTTTCTTGAAATGCGAAAGTTGCCATGGAAAAAGGTTCAAGCAGGAGGTGTTGGAGGTGGAGTACCAAGGGAAAAACATTGCGGACATCCTCGATATGACCGTGGAGGAAGCAATGGTGTTTTTTAAAGATAAGAAAGCTGTTTATGAGAAAATCCTGCCCTTGTACGAGGTGGGGCTGGGGTATGTAAAGCTGGGGCAAAGCTCCAACTCGCTGAGTGGAGGGGAGGCACAGCGGGTGAAGTTGGCTTCCTTCCTGGGGAAGAAAAACACGGACAGCCAGGACCATGTCCTCTTCATTTTTGATGAGCCCACCACAGGCCTTCATTTTCATGATATAGGCAAGTTGCTTAAAGCCATCAATGCTTTGGTGGACGAGGGGCACAGCGTTATCATAATCGAACACAACCTGGAGGTGGTCAAGTGCGCAGACTGGATAATCGACCTGGGCCCCGAAGGGGGCGA
Coding sequences within:
- the uvrA gene encoding excinuclease ABC subunit UvrA, with the translated sequence MTKAVPFSEPQLDQLDPRQYIIIKRARVNNLKNLSVAIPRNKLVVVTGLSGSGKSSLAFDTLFAEGQRMYVESLSAYARQFLGRMEKPDVDYIRGVSPAIAIEQKVNTRNPRSTVGTTTEIYDYLKLLFARIGKTYSPVSGQPVARDTVTSVVDAIHKLKDGTKIMIACPLKAARGRKLEDELGLLLSKGFTRVLLDGEGRFIEEILEAKKKPKKSAVFEILVDRAVTKAGDPDLAFRLSDSVQTAFFEGHGDCSVYGGEAGPLHFSDRFELDGISFSEPSVNLFSFNNPYGACRTCEGFGKVLGIDEDLVVPDKGLSVFEGAVAPWRSPAMGKWLKPLLKNGIKFDFPIHRSYSDLTQAEREVLWNGNEYFDGIHGFFDYLGTKMHKIQYRVMLSRYRGRTTCPDCRGTRLRKDAAYVKIKGTSITDLVLMPLEELAVFFERIELSEFERKVADRILKEIRSRVDYMLKVGLGYLTLNRLTSTLSGGEFQRIKLATALGSALVGSMYIMDEPSIGLHPRDTARMIEVLKSLRDLGNTVIVVEHEEEIMRAADQIIDIGPDAGAHGGELVYQGPLKGLNGKVTTHTTNYLSKKEEIKVPAKRRKWKDAITITGARENNLKNLKVGFPLGILTVVTGVSGSGKSTLVKKILYPALGRANGSVADAPGRYDKLEGDIARISQVEFVDQNPIGKSSRSNPISYVKAYDAIRQLFAEQPLSKQRGYKPSHYSFNVEGGRCETCSGEGETKVEMQFMADIFLKCESCHGKRFKQEVLEVEYQGKNIADILDMTVEEAMVFFKDKKAVYEKILPLYEVGLGYVKLGQSSNSLSGGEAQRVKLASFLGKKNTDSQDHVLFIFDEPTTGLHFHDIGKLLKAINALVDEGHSVIIIEHNLEVVKCADWIIDLGPEGGEKNGGYLVFAGTPEDMVKKAKGHTASFLKGKI
- a CDS encoding sigma-70 family RNA polymerase sigma factor, which codes for MIDRRASDQELVALYQNGNEDAFEMLLLRHKSRLYTSIYLIVKDRYVAEDLLQETFIKAINTIKGGRYNEEGKFLPWISRIAHNLGIDHFRKNKRHPEIVLEEGSRLFDNMAFAEESFESAQLARDNKARLRGFIKELPVEQKQVLIMRHYLQMGFQEIAERTGVSINTALGRMRYALINLRKKMTKNNIAYDPNLYPRRPDQVYIPRDHREGNAGD